A window from Anomalospiza imberbis isolate Cuckoo-Finch-1a 21T00152 chromosome 8, ASM3175350v1, whole genome shotgun sequence encodes these proteins:
- the EGR2 gene encoding E3 SUMO-protein ligase EGR2, producing the protein MMTAKAVDKIPVTLGGFVHQLPEGIYPADDISAALPTSVAIFPNADLAGPFDQMSGVAGDGMINVDMGDKRALDLPYGGGFAPNAPASRNQTFTYMGKFSIDPQYPGAGCYPEGIINIVSAGILQGVSTPSSAASSAASSASSAASSATAASATSPNPLAGALGCTMAQGQPADLEHLYSPPPPPYSGCGDLYPQDPSSAFLPAAGGGALPFPPPPSYPSPKAAAADGGLFTMIPEYGGFFPPPQCQRELHAGPDRKPFPCPLDSLRVPPPLTPLSTIRNFTMGAPPAGTAPGSAPGSGGGEGAGARLPAGAYSPHHLPLRPILRPRKYPNRPSKTPVHERPYPCPAEGCDRRFSRSDELTRHIRIHTGHKPFQCRICMRNFSRSDHLTTHIRTHTGEKPFACDFCGRKFARSDERKRHTKIHLRQKERKGAAAAAGGCPQPGGGSGTAALAPCAARTRTP; encoded by the exons ATGATGACCGCCAAGGCGGTGGACAAGATCCCGGTGACCCTCGGTGGGTTCGTGCACCAGCTCCCCGAGGGCATTTACCCCGCGGATGACATCTCCGCCGCGCTGCCAACTTCGGTCGCGATCTTCCCCAATGCCGACCTGGCAGGGCCGTTCGACCAGATGAGCGGTGTGGCAGGAG ACGGCATGATCAACGTGGACATGGGCGACAAGCGGGCCCTGGACCTGCCCTACGGCGGCGGCTTCGCGCCCAATGCCCCGGCTTCTCGCAATCAGACCTTCACCTACATGGGCAAATTCTCCATCGACCCGCAGTACCCTGGCGCCGGTTGCTACCCCGAGGGCATCATCAACATCGTGAGCGCGGGGATCCTGCAGGGGGTCAGCACGCCCTCCTCCGCCGCCTCCTCCGCCGCCTCCTCCGCCTCCTCCGCCGCCTCCTCGGCCACCGCCGCCTCCGCCACCTCCCCCAACCCGCTGGCCGGGGCCCTCGGCTGCACCATGGCACAGGGCCAGCCAGCCGACCTGGAGCATCTCTACTCGCCTCCGCCGCCGCCCTACTCGGGCTGCGGTGACCTGTACCCGCAAGACCCCTCCTCGGCTTTCCTGCCCGCCGCCGGCGGCGGGGCACTGCCTTTTCCCCCGCCGCCCTCCTACCCCTCACCGAAGGCGGCGGCGGCCGACGGCGGGCTCTTCACCATGATCCCCGAGTACGGCGGCTTCTTCCCGCCGCCTCAGTGCCAGCGGGAGCTCCACGCCGGCCCCGACCGCaagcccttcccctgccccctCGACTCGCTCCGCGTCCCGCCGCCCCTCACGCCGCTTTCCACCATCCGCAACTTCACGATGGGGGCGCCCCCGgcgggcaccgcccccggcAGCGCTCCCGGCAGTGGCGGGGGCGAGGGTGCGGGCGCCCGGCTGCCCGCCGGCGCCTACAGCCCGCACCACCTGCCGCTGCGGCCCATTCTGCGGCCCCGCAAGTACCCCAACCGGCCCAGCAAGACGCCGGTCCACGAACGGCCCTACCCGTGCCCCGCCGAGGGCTGCGACCGCCGCTTCTCCCGCTCCGACGAGCTCACCCGGCACATCCGCATCCACACGGGCCACAAGCCCTTCCAGTGCCGTATCTGCATGCGGAACTTCAGCCGCAGCGACCACCTCACCACCCACATTCGCACGCACACCGGCGAGAAACCCTTCGCCTGCGATTTCTGCGGCAGGAAGTTCGCCCGCTCCGACGAAAGGAAGCGGCACACCAAGATTCACCTGCGCCAGAAGGAACGAAaaggagccgccgccgccgccggcgggTGCCCGCAAcccggcggcgggagcggcaccgccgccctgGCCCCCTGCGCGGCGCGGACGCGGACGCCCTGA
- the ADO gene encoding 2-aminoethanethiol dioxygenase translates to MPRDNMASLIQRVARQARVTFRSPAGPAFGENLHRLQQLLDEVRAEDLHLVPRGPSAAAAAAGGGPPWAGVVPPVSYMHICETESFSMGVFLLRSGACIPLHDHPGMNGMLKVLYGTLRIACMDTLPSGAAAAPPPPAAGGGPCLRALFRSRQHYTPASPPCLLSPHTDNLHQIDAVDGPAAFLDILAPPYDPQHGRDCHYYRLLEGPPAGAEPPALPREVWLVETPQAADFWCGGEPYPGPRVCL, encoded by the coding sequence atgcCCCGGGACAACATGGCCTCCCTGATCCAGCGGGTGGCGCGGCAGGCGCGCGTCACCTTCCGCAGCCCGGCGGGCCCAGCCTTCGGGGAGAACCTGCACcgcctgcagcagctgctggacgAGGTGCGCGCCGAGGACTTGCACTTGGTGCCGCGGGGGCCGtcggccgcggcggcggcggcgggcggcggtcCGCCCTGGGCCGGCGTGGTGCCTCCCGTCAGCTACATGCACATCTGCGAGACGGAGAGCTTCAGCATGGGCGTGTTCCTGCTGCGGAGCGGCGCCTGCATCCCGCTGCACGACCACCCGGGCATGAACGGCATGCTGAAGGTGCTGTACGGCACGCTGCGCATCGCCTGCATGGACACGCTGCCCTCcggggcggccgccgccccgccgccccccgctgCTGGCGGCGGGCCGTGCCTGCGCGCCCTGTTCCGCTCCCGCCAGCACTACACGCCCGCCTCGCCGCCCTGCCTGCTCTCGCCGCACACCGACAACCTCCACCAAATCGACGCCGTGGACGGGCCTGCCGCTTTTCTCGACATCCTGGCGCCGCCCTACGACCCCCAGCACGGCCGGGACTGCCACTACTACCGGCTGCTGGAGGGGCCGCcggcgggcgcggagccgcCTGCGCTGCCGCGGGAGGTGTGGCTGGTGGAGACCCCGCAGGCCGCCGACTTCTGGTGCGGGGGCGAGCCCTACCCTGGGCCTCGCGTCTGCCTCTGA